Proteins from one Triticum aestivum cultivar Chinese Spring chromosome 7A, IWGSC CS RefSeq v2.1, whole genome shotgun sequence genomic window:
- the LOC123147173 gene encoding diacylglycerol kinase 4 → MRSRSRSCSEMSISLSASPSPAEREALRLPRSPPAAAPPPLVGALIESLSFRSCGFGRAASSVFEKEDLRLRVALPQRLRDALHAALKARDPSAGAFALEEAPGVGTAANPWFALAPEDAPENPLVAFVNPRSGGRLGPVLKSRLQELIGEDQVFDITVVKPSAFVEYGLGCLEQLADSGYHSARSVRNNLRVMVAGGDGTVGWVLGCLGELYVQNRGPVPPVAVIPLGTGNDLSRSFGWGASFPFSWKAAAKRSLYKAILGTVSCLDSWHIVVSMPEEGEEQELDLPHSLRHLGECTFYDDGTAEGELAETVCCFDGVFYNYFSIGMDAQVAYGFHQLRDEKPFLASGPLSNKLIYAGYTCKQGWFFTQCISDPELRGLTNIIRLSIKKMDSSEWEHIPVPSSVRAIVALNLHNYASGRNPWGNLKPEYLEKKGFVEAQSDDGLLEIFGLKQGWHASLVMVELISAKHIAQAAAIRLEIKGGQWRDAYMQMDGEPWKQPLSTEYSTFVDIKRVPYPSMIISGADR, encoded by the exons ATGCGATCGCGGTCGCGGTCGTGCTCGGAGATGTCCATATCGCTATCGGCATCACCGTCGCCGGCGGAGCGGGAGGCGCTGCGCTTGCCGCGTTCACCGCcggcggccgcgccgccgccgctggttGGGGCTCTTATTGAGTCGCTGTCATTTCGGAGCTGTGGGTTCGGCCGCGCCGCGTCCTCGGTGTTCGAGAAGGAGGACCTCCGCCTCCGGGTCGCGCTTCCGCAGCGCCTCCGCGACGCTCTGCACGCCGCGCTGAAGGCGAGGGACCCGTCGGCAGGCGCCTTCGCGTTGGAGGAAGCCCCGGGGGTCGGCACCGCGGCCAACCCCTGGTTCGCCCTTGCGCCCGAGGACGCTCCCGAGAACCCCCTGGTCGCGTTCGTCAACCCGCGTAGCGGCGGTCGCCTCGGCCCCGTCCTCAAGTCTCGCCTCCAGGAGCTCATTGGCGAAGACCAG GTTTTCGATATTACGGTCGTTAAGCCATCTGCATTTGTGGAATATGGATTGGGTTGTTTGGAGCAACTTGCTGATTCTGGGTATCATAGTGCAAGATCAGTTCGCAATAACCTGAGAGTCATG GTAGCAGGAGGTGATGGTACAGTAGGTTGGGTGCTGGGATGCTTAGGAGAACTATATGTGCAGAACCGGGGACCGGTTCCTCCAGTTGCTGTCATACCCCTTGGAACAGGAAATGATCTTTCCAGGAGTTTTGGTTGG GGTGCTTCATTTCCTTTCTCATGGAAAGCAGCTGCTAAACGATCTCTCTACAAGGCTATTTTGGGCACAGTTTCATGTTTAGACAG TTGGCACATCGTCGTTTCTATGccagaagaaggagaagaacaagaactgGATCTTCCCCACTCCCTTAGGCACCTCGGAGAGTGTACATTTTATGAT GATGGCACTGCTGAGGGAGAGTTGGCTGAGACAGTTTGTTGCTTTGACGGCGTCTTCTACAATTACTTCAGCATAG GGATGGATGCTCAAGTGGCTTACGGATTTCACCAACTACGTGATGAAAAGCCATTCCTTGCCAGTGGTCCTTTATCTAATAAG TTAATTTACGCAGGATACACCTGCAAGCAAGGGTGGTTCTTTACACAGTGTATTAGTGACCCTGAACTACG GGGACTGACAAACATTATCCGTTTATCAATAAAGAAGATGGACAGTTCTGAGTGGGAGCACATCCCTGTACCATCAAG TGTAAGGGCTATTGTTGCGTTAAACCTTCACAACTATGCGAGTGGAAGGAACCCATGGGGAAATTTGAAGCCTGAATACTTGGAAAAG AAAGGATTTGTCGAAGCCCAATCAGATGATGGCCTTCTTGAAATATTTGGGTTGAAGCAAGGGTGGCATGCATCCCTTGTGATGGTTGAACTTATATCTGCCAAACACATAGCACAG GCAGCAGCAATCCGGCTAGAGATCAAAGGTGGCCAATGGAGGGATGCATATATGCAAATGGATGGGGAGCCATGGAAGCAACCACTGAGCACCGAGTATTCGACATTCGTTGATATCAAGAGGGTGCCTTACCCATCAATGATCATCAGCGGTGCAGATCGCTAA